One genomic window of Gemmatimonadaceae bacterium includes the following:
- a CDS encoding 4a-hydroxytetrahydrobiopterin dehydratase, translating into MAELLSDIAIQRELGSLVGWSRKGDVLTKTYQFKQFRDSIAFVNRAADAAESAEHHPDIDIRYTKVTAVLSTHDSGGITQKDIDLAKALEAAQQGE; encoded by the coding sequence ATGGCCGAGCTGTTATCTGATATCGCTATTCAGCGTGAGTTGGGCAGTCTTGTGGGTTGGTCCCGGAAAGGTGACGTGCTCACAAAGACCTACCAGTTCAAGCAATTCAGGGATTCTATCGCGTTTGTGAACCGGGCCGCGGATGCTGCCGAGTCGGCGGAACATCACCCTGACATCGACATCCGGTACACGAAGGTGACCGCGGTGCTCAGCACTCACGATTCAGGTGGCATAACTCAAAAGGATATTGACCTCGCTAAAGCGCTGGAAGCTGCGCAGCAGGGGGAGTAG